From Toxorhynchites rutilus septentrionalis strain SRP chromosome 2, ASM2978413v1, whole genome shotgun sequence, a single genomic window includes:
- the LOC129765605 gene encoding uncharacterized protein LOC129765605, whose translation MKLGAYPKTKKDNQPNLESTPRNCNSCSHPDSMEDMVECEKCLKWYHYSCAGVDDSVKTSNFVCKLCPALTSKASISGRTSSSSKRAATVQIELQQLEEEKRLRERLLKEESQQEKELQEKENALKERAIQKERERKEKERKEKKQMEEEFISKKFSMMQSLLDDSDCGSVKSARSGTGKVQQWLQVQQIKTSETVSGNTIIPTVVPSQADKPITDVTTYPATEQTTKLTPSKGNQLLLPQQTQLAGLQSHHATSSEPYRQREYPTHSQQGAASSANVQRVPVQSEEICQAWQIQKQTPRGVYIDAVQQSAMQPISSLCYSTQPTIAHPPNPTDVQASIRNEVSLPRPLFGACLTSSVQPPAGQCTENVQSNSMYPQLHSMQTINCHPLTYTTPRAYHNHQHPSSVAPNPMHSAAICDHNGTPSMTILNNQPPIISTSLAASTPINVNVGPSTHQLTARQVVPKELPIFSGDPSDWPIFITSYNNSTQICGYSDSENLMRLQRSIKGCALDAVKCFLLHPSTVPNVLSTLYTLYGRPEIIANNLLNKIRSTPSPKADKLETLLNFGLIVQNLCAHLNAVRMENFLKNPMLLNELVGKLPTNIRLDWALYQRQFESPDLATFGEFMSTIVTAVSHIVPPVFQSSHKNEQQKEKRFINAHVIEENSNVFNNSDNQQKPCPVCQRIGHKVKDCFEFKKLDVDSRWKAVQQNHLCRRCLVPHGKRPCKSFVCGIDGCEYRHHRLLHSTKLREKTKPATTSGTVTLHHEKGKCVLFRIVPVTIYGRNISVDTFAFLDDGSELTLIDKQLADQLGMEGQADPLCLQWTGNVTRREADSCVLQLTISGREVNKKFPLRDVHTVTNLKLPKQTLRFSDMQTQFQHLRGLPVEDYCNVFPSILIGLNNTHLITNLKIREGKSNEPVAAKTRLGWSIHGSIRDGDDPHDHRHVHVCTRSHDEDLHNLVQNFFNIEGAGVSAVRTLESADDQRARVILEQTTSRTETGRFETGILWRYDYLEFPDSRPTAERRLFCLESRLNKHPQLYEKVRLQIAEYLQKGYAHKITVEEQNLSDPRRVWFLPLNIVVNPKKPEKLRLVWDAAAKTEQISFNSMVLKGPDFLVSLPGVLFRFRQRQIAVTGDIQEMFHQVLIRSSDRQSQRFLWRNDSSFPIDVYEMNVATFGSTCSPCSSQFVKNLNAKEFEQQYPRASKAILEDHYMDDYLSSFDSVDEAVEVSTQVRTIHEKAGFRMRNWLSNSKKLMEVMGENATDKCKQFTVDKTSECGRVLGLQWIMEEDAFQFTFGDRNVVQTLFERDSPPTKREILRFVMSFFDPLGLISMLVIQGKIILQDVWKCGLDWDEAVPHEIYIRWKRWLVSLRCLELITIPRCYFPMYDRCNYNDMELHVFVDASEEAYSSAAYFRIVERGEVRCVLVSSKTKVAPVKSISVPRLELQAAIIGVRLAKMITDSHTLEIKRRTFWTDSSTVLSWICSDHRRYKQYVAVRVGEILSESTMAEWRWVPSQMNVADEATKWNQNSVSSSESRWFKAPEFLYDDEESWPRSKHVVTETKEEIRMGRVHQHERVESLITFERFSKYERLIRAVAFVFFFARTCKKSTSISHPQGLLQEDLKKAETYVYRQVQAEGFSMELTKFQRNGSQKWSQLNKNSVLYKLSPYLDEDGIIRSDSRISEALCVPYEVRKPVILPKDHYVTRLLVNYYHRKFGHNNKETIVNELRQNFYICKMRVVVRKVAKECMWCRVYKSTPKIPRMAPLPAARLTPYVRPFTFVGLDYCGPFLIRLGRSNTKRWIALFTCMTVRAIHLEITGSLSTESCKFAIRRFIARRGSPQEIYSDQGTNFRGASNELIKEIRGINEKLADTFTNTATQWHFNPPASPHMGGAWERMVKTVKIALTSLSLPKKPDDEIFSTVVTEVEAMVNSRPLTYIPIDPCNGESLTPNHFLLLSSSGVVQPTKPPTDERIALKNNWNLVQVLLDQFWRRWTKEYLPTIANRSKWLEEVKALLVGDLVLIVDEATRNSWTRGRVIRVYPGKDGRIRRADIQTKSGILQRPVTKLAVLEIEDNGMAGSNHQQYGAGDVAGEDRRAEHSHIIN comes from the coding sequence ATGAAGCTGGGAGCATATCCGAAAACGAAGAAGGATAACCAACCTAATCTGGAATCGACACCGAGAAATTGCAACTCATGTTCGCACCCAGACTCTATGGAAGATATGGTGGAATGCGAAAAGTGTCTCAAGTGGTATCACTACTCATGCGCTGGCGTAGATGATTCCGTGAAAACGAGTAACTTTGTCTGCAAACTGTGTCCCGCTTTGACCTCGAAAGCTTCTATTTCCGGTAGAACTTCGTCATCCAGTAAACGAGCGGCGACTGTGCAAATCGAGCTACAGCAGTTGGAAGAGGAAAAGAGGTTACGTGAAAGATTACTTAAGGAGGAAAGTCAACAGGAGAAGGAGCTGCAAGAGAAGGAAAATGCACTCAAGGAACGAGCCATTCAGAAGGAAAGGGAGCGGAAGGAGAAGGagaggaaagaaaagaagcaaatgGAGGAGGagtttatatccaaaaagttcaGCATGATGCAGAGTTTATTGGATGACAGTGATTGCGGAAGCGTGAAATCAGCAAGGAGTGGTACCGGTAAGGTGCAACAGTGGTTACAAGTTCAGCAAATAAAGACATCGGAAACAGTCTCCGGAAATACAATCATCCCGACTGTTGTCCCGTCGCAAGCAGACAAACCGATAACTGACGTCACAACGTATCCAGCTACCGAACAAACAACTAAATTAACTCCGTCCAAAGGGAATCAGCTACTTCTCCCTCAGCAAACGCAATTAGCAGGATTGCAGAGTCACCATGCAACGTCATCAGAACCGTATCGTCAGCGTGAATATCCAACTCACTCGCAGCAAGGAGCGGCATCGTCCGCAAATGTACAGAGAGTTCCCGTACAGTCGGAGGAGATTTGTCAGGCGTGGCAAATACAGAAGCAGACACCGCGCGGGGTATACATCGATGCAGTTCAGCAGTCAGCGATGCAGCCCATATCATCTTTATGTTACTCTACACAACCTACTATAGCACATCCCCCGAACCCAACCGACGTACAAGCGTCAATAAGGAATGAGGTAAGCCTACCGCGTCCATTGTTTGGAGCATGCCTGACATCCAGTGTTCAGCCACCAGCAGGTCAGTGTACAGAAAATGTTCAATCGAATTCTATGTATCCGCAATTACACTCAATGCAAACAATAAATTGCCATCCATTGACTTATACAACACCTCGAGCGTATCATAATCACCAACACCCGTCCTCCGTTGCACCCAATCCTATGCATAGTGCAGCGATTTGTGATCATAACGGAACGCCATCTATGACTATTTTAAATAATCAACCACCTATTATTTCCACATCGTTAGCCGCAAGTACACCTATTAATGTCAATGTTGGACCGAGCACCCATCAACTTACCGCACGCCAAGTTGTTCCAAAGGAGTTACCGATATTTAGTGGAGACCCTTCCGATTGGCCAATCTTCATCACCAGCTACAACAACTCTACGCAAATATGTGGATATTCAGATTCGGAGAACCTTATGAGGCTGCAACGAAGCATTAAGGGCTGTGCTCTCGATGCCGTAAAGTGTTTTCTTTTACATCCGTCAACTGTCCCAAATGTTCTCTCCACCCTATACACGCTCTATGGGAGACCCGAAATAATTGCAAACAATCTTCTAAATAAAATACGATCGACCCCATCGCCAAAGGCGGACAAATTGGAGACGTTGCTGAATTTCGGACTCATAGTCCAGAATTTATGTGCTCATCTCAATGCAGTGAGAATGGAAAATTTCTTGAAAAATCCCATGCTGCTGAATGAGTTAGTAGGTAAACTGCCGACAAATATACGGTTAGATTGGGCACTATATCAACGCCAATTCGAATCACCAGATCTAGCCACGTTTGGGGAGTTTATGTCTACGATTGTCACAGCAGTCAGCCACATAGTTCCGCCCGTATTTCAAAGTTCCCACAAAAATGAACAGCAAAAAGAGAAAAGGTTCATCAACGCGCATGTCATCGAAGAAAACAGCAATGTATTCAATAATTCTGACAACCAACAAAAACCTTGTCCTGTATGTCAGAGGATTGGACATAAAGTAAAAGATTGTTTCGAATTCAAAAAACTTGATGTCGACAGTCGTTGGAAAGCAGTGCAGCAGAACCATTTGTGTCGACGTTGTTTAGTGCCACATGGAAAGCGACCTTGTAAGAGCTTTGTGTGCGGCATAGATGGCTGTGAATACAGGCATCACAGACTTCTCCACTCAACAAAATTGCGCGAAAAAACCAAACCGGCAACAACGTCTGGAACAGTCACCCTACATCATGAGAAAGGAAAATGCGTTCTCTTTAGAATAGTCCCCGTCACCATATATGGAAGAAATATTTCCGTCGACACCTTCGCATTTTTAGACGATGGATCGGAGCTGACACTAATAGACAAGCAGCTTGCTGATCAGCTTGGAATGGAGGGTCAGGCCGATCCTCTCTGTCTACAGTGGACCGGCAATGTGACTCGTAGAGAAGCCGATTCGTGTGTTCTTCAATTAACAATATCTGGTCGTGAAGTCAATAAAAAGTTCCCGTTGAGAGATGTCCATACCGTGACTAATTTAAAACTTCCGAAACAAACGTTGCGGTTCAGCGATATGCAAACTCAATTCCAGCATTTGCGCGGACTTCCAGTAGAAGATTATTGTAACGTTTTTCCGTCTATACTAATCGGCTTGAACAACACTCACCTCATCACCAATTTGAAAATACGAGAAGGGAAATCAAATGAACCAGTGGCAGCGAAGACCAGACTAGGGTGGTCTATTCACGGAAGCATACGAGATGGTGATGATCCACACGACCATCGTCATGTGCACGTATGCACGCGATCACACGACGAAGATCTGCACAACCTTGTACAAAATTTCTTCAATATTGAGGGGGCAGGAGTATCCGCTGTCCGTACGTTGGAATCTGCGGATGATCAACGCGCTCGTGTCATTTTGGAGCAAACCACATCGCGCACAGAAACAGGCCGTTTCGAGACGGGGATACTTTGGCGATACGACTATTTGGAGTTCCCAGACAGTCGTCCGACCGCTGAACGCAGGTTATTCTGTTTGGAGAGTAGACTGAATAAGCATCCACAGCTATATGAGAAGGTGAGGCTGCAAATAGCAGAATATCTGCAAAAAGGATATGCGCACAAGATTACAGTAGAGGAACAaaatttatcagatccccgACGAGTTTGGTTTCTGCCATTGAATATAGTAGTGAATCCAAAAAAGCCAGAAAAGCTACGCCTGGTATGGGACGCAGCAGCGAAGACAGAACAAATTTCATTCAACAGTATGGTTCTCAAAGGACCAGATTTTCTGGTATCATTACCTGGTGTCCTGTTTCGTTTTCGTCAGCGACAAATAGCAGTTACTGGCGACATTCAGGAAATGTTCCACCAAGTCCTGATTCGCAGTTCTGATCGCCAATCGCAAAGATTTCTTTGGAGGAATGATTCCTCGTTTCCCATCGATGTGTATGAGATGAACGTAGCGACATTCGGTTCGACGTGTTCCCCTTGCAGTTCACAATTCGTGAAAAACTTGAACGCTAAAGAATTCGAACAACAATACCCGAGAGCATCCAAGGCCATCCTAGAAGATCATTATATGGATGATTATCTGAGCAGCTTTGATAGTGTGGACGAAGCAGTGGAAGTGTCGACGCAAGTGAGAACTATCCACGAAAAGGCAGGATTTCGTATGCGAAACTGGTTGTCGAACTCCAAGAAGTTAATGGAAGTGATGGGAGAAAATGCGACAGACAAATGCAAGCAATTTACTGTCGATAAAACAAGTGAATGCGGGCGAGTCCTTGGTCTACAGTGGATTATGGAAGAAGATGCTTTTCAATTTACCTTCGGCGATCGCAATGTAGTTCAGACTCTTTTCGAGCGCGATTCTCCGCCTACTAAACGGGAAATTCTTCGCTTCGTTATGAGCTTCTTTGACCCTCTTGGTTTAATATCAATGTTGGTAATACAAGGGAAAATTATCCTGCAAGATGTATGGAAATGTGGTTTAGATTGGGATGAAGCAGTGCCACACGAAATATATATTCGGTGGAAACGCTGGCTAGTCTCTTTACGATGTTTAGAGTTGATCACGATTCCACGTTGTTACTTTCCCATGTACGATCGATGTAACTACAATGATATGGAGCTCCACGTCTTCGTAGATGCAAGCGAGGAAGCTTATTCAAGCGCAGCATATTTTCGAATTGTGGAACGAGGGGAAGTCAGATGTGTCTTGGTATCGTCAAAAACCAAAGTTGCTCCGGTGAAATCCATTTCCGTTCCCCGTCTCGAACTGCAGGCTGCTATAATCGGAGTCCGTTTGGCGAAGATGATCACAGATTCTCACACCCTGGAAATTAAGCGTCGTACATTCTGGACAGATTCTAGCACTGTTCTGTCCTGGATTTGCTCGGACCATCGCCGTTATAAACAGTACGTTGCCGTCCGAGTAGGAGAAATCCTGAGCGAGTCAACCATGGCCGAATGGAGGTGGGTCCCATCACAGATGAATGTAGCTGATGAGGCTACAAAATGGAACCAGAACTCCGTGTCCAGTTCCGAGTCTCGTTGGTTCAAAGCACCTGAATTCCTGTACGACGATGAAGAAAGCTGGCCTCGTTCGAAACACGTTGTGACAGAAACAAAGGAGGAAATCCGTATGGGTCGCGTACATCAACACGAGAGAGTTGAATCTCTTATCACCTTCGAACGTTTCTCCAAATACGAACGATTGATCAGAGCAGTGGCGTTCGTCTTCTTCTTCGCACGCACCTGTAAAAAATCGACGTCGATAAGCCATCCTCAAGGATTGTTGCAAGAGGATTTGAAAAAAGCAGAGACTTATGTTTACAGACAAGTTCAAGCAGAAGGATTTTCCATGGAATTGACAAAATTCCAAAGAAATGGGTCGCAGAAATGGAGCCAGTTGAATAAAAATAGTGTACTATACAAACTCTCACCGTACCTGGACGAAGACGGAATCATTAGATCTGATAGCCGCATCAGCGAGGCTTTATGTGTGCCTTACGAAGTAAGAAAGCCTGTTATCCTACCGAAGGACCACTATGTTACAAGGCTGCTAGTCAACTATTATCATCGTAAATTCGGACACAATAACAAAGAAACAATAGTGAACGAATTGCGACAGAACTTCTATATTTGTAAAATGCGAGTGGTCGTTCGCAAAGTGGCGAAAGAATGCATGTGGTGTCGCGTATATAAATCTACCCCGAAAATTCCACGAATGGCACCACTACCAGCAGCCCGTTTGACACCATACGTTAGGCCATTTACGTTTGTAGGCCTAGATTATTGCGGGCCATTCCTGATTCGGCTCGGTAGATCAAATACCAAACGATGGATAGCGTTATTCACCTGTATGACTGTGAGGGCAATTCATCTAGAAATAACAGGCTCTCTCTCTACAGAATCCTGCAAGTTTGCAATCCGTCGGTTTATAGCCAGAAGAGGTTCTCCACAGGAAATATATAGTGACCAAGGAACAAATTTTCGCGGCGCAAGTAATGAATTGATCAAAGAAATACGGGGTATTAACGAAAAACTCGCTGATACATTTACTAACACCGCTACCCAATGGCATTTCAACCCTCCTGCTTCCCCCCACATGGGTGGGGCATGGGAACGCATGGTGAAAACTGTGAAAATAGCATTGACTTCTCTTTCATTGCCAAAAAAACCGGATGACGAAATATTTTCCACTGTGGTCACTGAGGTGGAAGCGATGGTTAACTCGAGGCCGCTTACGTATATTCCGATTGATCCATGTAATGGGGAATCCCTAACACCAAACCATTTTTTGCTGCTCAGTTCGTCAGGAGTCGTGCAACCAACAAAACCACCAACCGACGAACGTATTGCTCTTAAAAATAATTGGAATCTTGTGCAGGTTCTACTCGACCAGTTCTGGAGACGCTGGACCAAGGAATATCTTCCAACGATAGCTAATCGCAGTAAATGGCTAGAAGAGGTGAAGGCACTATTGGTGGGAGATTTAGTCTTGATAGTAGATGAAGCAACGAGGAATAGTTGGACGAGAGGACGGGTGATTAGGGTGTATCCTGGAAAGGATGGTCGCATTCGTAGAGCGGATATACAGACTAAAAGCGGTATTCTACAGAGGCCAGTTACTAAATTGGCGGTCCTTGAAATTGAGGATAACGGTATGGCTGGGTCAAATCACCAGCAATACGGGGCGGGGGATGTTGCGGGAGAAGACCGCAGGGCAGAACACAGCCACATCATTAACTAA